Proteins from one Nerophis lumbriciformis linkage group LG08, RoL_Nlum_v2.1, whole genome shotgun sequence genomic window:
- the ccdc28b gene encoding coiled-coil domain-containing protein 28B: MEDKRKKRSPKVSLPQPPPPPINPRKLSALPASKSATFSLGLPQPPSPKNRGKYKKSVGAAGQPKEVFAGVVAPPKTARTHKEKPRAPQPAGPSKVVQSSPLQHSFLTDVSDVREMEGGLLNLLNDFHSGKLQAFGKVCSFEQLEHVREMQEKLARLHFSLDSHVEELSEDQRKCASDHNLEHLLCNLEELSTSIQKLHLAENQELPKTSAP; this comes from the exons ATGGAGGACAAGCGCAAGAAGCGCAGCCCCAAGGTGTCCCTCCCGCAGCCCCCTCCTCCGCCCATCAACCCGCGCAAGCTCTCTGCTCTGCCAGCCAGCAAAAGCGCCACCTTCTCTCTGGGCCTGCCGCAGCCGCCGTCCCCGAAAAACCGAGGGAAGTACAAAAAGTCAGTGGGGGCGGCGGGTCAGCCCAAAGAGGTGTTTGCTGGTGTCGTCGCTCCACCGAAGACCGCCAG GACTCACAAGGAGAAGCCCCGGGCCCCCCAGCCCGCAGGGCCCAGTAAAGTGGTCCAGTCCTCGCCGCTGCAGCACTCCTTCCTTACAGATGTGTCTGATGTGAGAGAGATGGAGGGAGGCCTCCTAAACCTCCTCAACGACTTCCACTCGGGGAAACTGCAGGCGTTTG GGAAGGTGTGTTCCTTCGAGCAGCTGGAGCACGTGCGTGAGATGCAGGAGAAGTTGGCGCGACTTCACTTCAGCCTGGACAGCCATGTGGAGGAGCTCTCGGAGGACCAGAGGAAGTGCGCCTCTGACCACAACCTGGAACACCTGCTGTGTAAT CTGGAGGAGCTCAGCACCTCCAT ACAAAAGCTCCACTTGGCTGAGAACCAGGAACTGCCCAAGACATCTGCTCCCTGA